ACCCGGCGCAGGCCGGCCGGCTCTCCGCCGTCCTCAGCGCCCCGTACGACGACATGAGCCCCGCCCACGCCCGCGCCCAGCGGGCCCGGCCCCACCACATAGCCCGCCTGCTCTACTCCCCCGATCCCCAGGACACCGCCGGCCAGCTGCAACGCTGGCTGGAGCGCGGAGTCCTGCGCCGCGACCCCGAGCCCTCCCTGTACGTCTACGAGCAACGGCTCGGCCCCCGGATCCTCCAGCGCGGCCTCATCGGCGAACTCGCCGTCTCCGGTGCCCACGCCGGTCCCGTCATCCCCCACGAGGACGTGCGGGAACACGTCGTGCGGCAGCGCGCCGCCCACATGTCCGGCCTGCGAGCCCAGTTGGAGCCGCTGCTGCTCACCCACCGTTCCGTCGAAGGGACCGGCCGCCGACTGGCGGAGTGGGTCGCCGAACACCCACGCGTCGCCGCCGCCCAACTCGGCGGCGTCACACACTGCCTCTGGCAGTGCACCGACCCCGCCGACCAGGCCCTCCTCACCGCCGGCCTCGGCGGAGACCGGGCCCCGCTCCTCGCCGACGGCCACCATCGCCTGGCGGCCTGCCGACGAATGAGCCGGTGGCACGACGGCCTGTCCTGGCATCGCAGCCTGGCGCTGCTCATCGACTCGACATCAACACCTTTGCGTCTGCAGGCGATCCATCGTGTCCTGCCGGGTCTGGACGCGGAGAAGGCCGCGCGAGCGGCGTCCGGCGTCGCGCGCGTCCGGCCTCTTCCGTCCGGGCCACGTCTACCCCGGACCGGCGAACTCTTGCTCGTCGGCGAAGGACGCGCCTGGATCGTGACGCAACCGCAGCCGTCCGCTCTGTCCGAGGCGCTGGCCGGACTGCCGACCGAGTGGCAGGCCCAGCCCGCAGCCGTCACCGACCGACTCCTCATCCAGGGCTGCTGGTCCATACCCGACCTGCCCGGCACGGTCGTCCACATGCACGACGCCGATCGGGCTCTCGCCGCCGTGACCTCCCAGGGCACCGGCACCGCCGTACTCCTGCCGGCCCCCACCGAGGACGGCGTACGAGGCCTCGCGGAGCAGGGCGTTCTCCTGCCCCGCAAGTCCACCTCGTTCGGCCCGAAACCCGCCGCCGGACTCGTGATGCGCGTTCTTCCACGCACGTAGGCACGACTGCAGGGCACGGCCGGAACATTCCTGCCGTGCCCCGCACGTGCCGACCGGGCTTCGGTCAGCTCTTGCCGAGCATCTTGTTCATCTGCTCGATCTCGGCCGTCTGGGCCTTGATCACGTCATCGGCCATCTTGAGGGCGGGGCCGTACTTGCCCTCCGCCTTCAGCTTCTTGGCCATCTCGATGGCACCCTCGTGGTGCTTGATCATCATCTCGGCGAACATCTTGTCGAACTCGGCACCCTTGGCCTGCATGAGCTCGTCCATGTCCGCTTTGCTCATCGAGCCGGGCATGCCGTTCGACATGTCGTGGCCCATGCCCGTCATGTCGGCCGGGACCTCCTCGCCCCACGAGGTGAGCCAGCCGGACATGGTCTTGATCTCGGGGTCCTGGGCGCCCTTGATCTTCGCGGCCAGGTCCTTCGCCTCCGCGGACGAGGCCCTGGTGTCGGCCAGCTCGGCCATCTCCACGGCCTGGCGGTGATGCTGGATCATCTCCTTCGAGAAGGAGACATCGGCCGCGTTGTGGTCACCGGCCGTCGCGGGCGCGCTGGTGGCGGGAGCCGAGGACCCCGTTCCCATGGATCCCATGTCGTGTCCGCCGGCGCTGCCGCCACACGCGGCGAGCACCAGGGCGGCGACGCCGGTGGCGGCGGCGACGAGGACGGTACGGCGGATCAGCTTGCGGTGCGTGTTCATGCGTGACTCCTGCGTTTGTTCTGGAAGGTATGCCGGTGCGCGCCGCCTCGCCCGGTGGACGGGCCACACGGGGTACGGCGCCGCGGGCGCTTCCTAGATCCGCAGGAGTTGAAGTTCGGACAGCGACGGAGGGGTACGGCCTCGGCCGGCTGAGAAGGTGTGCGGGGTGGCGAGGCCCGCGGTCGGCTCGGCGGGGCAGATCACCGTGGGCTGGGGCGCGGGCAGCGAGACCGAGGCCCCGACAGCGGCGGAGGCGCACGTCGGATCGGCGTGGTCGCCCTGTCCTTCGTGACCCGAGCAGTCGTGATCACAGTGCCCGGTCGCGTCGAGCATCACAGCCGCAGGCTGGTTCGAGCCGCTCGGCTGCGCGATCGCAGATACGGGCGCCATGGCGTGCATGCCCAGCAGCCCGAGGAGTACGGCCAGGACAAGAAGCCCATGCGGACGCAGCCTCTTCGGCGGCTCTGGGCACTTCTTGTCGGCACTCACGGGCCTCATCGTAGGTCCTGCTTTCGTAGAGCTGTGGCCGGGTGGCGTGTAACGCTGCGTGACCGCCCTGGTCTTCGCTTCCCCGCCCGGGGTCTCGTTGAGCTGAGCGAGCAGTCTTGGTGGGAGAGGGCGGGAGTCCCGTCGGCGTACGGGCGCCGGACGGACACCGAGGAGGACCAGAAGCTGCTTTCCGCCTGGTGGGGCGTTCAGCTGTGCCCGGTGGAGCTGTCGCGGGATCGGCTGGCGGCGGTATCGGCCTGGCCTTCGCCCGGCCTGTGCCCACCGAACCACCTCCAGCGTCGCCGGGCCCCGTGCCGAGCGCCCCAGCGACGCCCCGGGAAGCCTGGAGCGGCTTTCAGCGGGTGAGGTCAGCCAGGCTGTTGAGCGCGGTGTCGATCTCTGCTGGAGTGTTGATGACGGCGGTGCCGATGCGGGTGTAGTTCAGGGTGGACAGCCGCACGTGGCGGGCGGCGGCGTGGTCGACGACCTGCTGATGGGTGTATCCGGCCACGCTGAAACAGGTGATGCCCGCTGACAGCCCCGCGTCGGCGGGAGTGTGCACGGTGACCCCGGGGATGCGCCTCAGCCCTTGCTTCACCCGTGTCGACAGCTGCGTGATGCGGGCGGCGACGCGTGCTCGGCCCAGCTGCTCATGCAGCGCTACGGCCACCGGCAGGGCGAAGGCATGCTCGAACGCCAGAAACCCGCCGGGTGACAGGGACGCCGCTCCCCCGCTCCCGATGAAGCTCACGAAGGTGGGCCGCAGCTGGTCGAGGACGTCCGGCGCCACCCAGATCAGCCCTGTTCCCCTGGGACCGAACAGCCATTTGTGCGTTCCGGCGATCACCACGTCCGCGCCCAGGCCGGCGGCATCCTCGTCGACCGCCGCCAGCCCGTGCACGCCGTCGACGACCAGAAGGCACCGGTCAGCGGGGCTGCGCCCTTCATTGGCCCGGCGCACTACCTCGGCCACCGCCCGCACCGGCATCCGAAGCCCCGTGCTGGACTGCACCCAGGTGATCCCCACGACTCTGGTGTTCCGGCGGATCGCCTCGCCGACCGCCGCCGCGATGCCTTCCGCCGCCGCGGTGGCCGGATCCGCGAACCAGGAGACCAGCCGCACCGTGTTGCCGTGCTTTTCGGCGGCCAGCCGGGCAGCGGTGCGATGAGAGATGTGGTCGAGCTCCGTCAACAGGAACTCTTGTCCCGGACGGGTCACGACGCCGTTGTGGACGAGACCGAGCCCGATACTCGTGCTGGCCGTCATCGCGATCTCCTCGGCCCGGCCTCCCAGATAGGCCGCGAGCGCCTGGCGTACCCGGGGCCATCCGGTCGGGCCGTCGGGCAGCGCCAACCCCGCGGGCACCGACAGAGGGTTGGCGTCGACCTGTGCGCTCAGATGATCCACCGCGTCTCGCACGACCTTCGGATGCGAGGCCAGGTAGAACAACGCGAGGTTCGCCCATCCCGGCTCCAGACGAAACTGCGCCCGCAAGGCGTCCCAGTCCACTCGCCCCTCGGGCGTAGTGACCGGCCGCTCCCGCGATGTGCTCGCCCCTACCGCGCAGGAGCTGGGCGCGACGGTGACCGCCAGCGCTCCCGCGGATCTCGCCAGCAGATCACGCCGACTCGTCATCGACATCAGCACCCCTTTGCACCGCGACCGGCGAAGCGGTGGCGAATTGGCTGTCGGTGCCCTTCTCGTGACGACGTTACGCAAGGTGGCCGCGGGTGCCCACAGCGCCATCGCCCGAACGGCCTGAGCCGGGCCCGTCGGAACAGCCGCTCCACGTGGGCCGGGGCTGCACCGTGAGTTGCCCGTCTACTATGAATTCGAATGCGGGATCAGCGGAGAGGACACGGGCCCATGCGACGGCTGGGGGAGCTTGAGGCGGAGATCATGGACCGCTTCTGGAGATGGGGCCGCCCCGCGACCGTGCGTGAGGTCGTCGACGACATCAACCTGCACCGCGACGTCGCCTACACCACCGTGACCACTGTCACGACCATCCTCTTCCACAAGGGCCACCTCACACGGGCCAGGAACGGCCGGATCTGGTTGTACAAGGCCGCGGACACCCGCGAGGCGTACTCGGCCGCGCTCATGGAGGACGGCCTGGAGGTCAGCGAGGACCGGCCGGCGGCCCTGGTCCAGTTCGTGGAGAACCTCGACGACGACGAGATCGCGGCTCTCCGCAACGCCCTCCGGACCGTCGGGCGACGGGCGAAGCAGTGAACGCGGCCCCAACCCTCCTGGGATACGCGGCTGTCGTGGGCGTCGCCACCCCACGCCTGATGGTGCGCAGTGCCTGGCCACACCGGGCACCGGCCCTCGCGGCAGTCGTATGGCTCGCCCTCATGGTGTCGTTCACGCTCGCGACCGCGCTCGCCGCCTCCCAGCTCGCAACCCGTACCGAGCATCTGCACGCCGGACTCGTGGGGCTGCTGCACGCCTGCGGCCTCGCTGCGGGCACCCCGGTGGTGCCCAACCCGACCACCGCCGACCAGCTCGCCCTGGCGATGCCCCTCGCCGTTGTCACCGCCTTCGCCGGTGCCTTCCTCTTCCACCTCACGCGCGCGGGACTCATGCGCGCCCGGCACCGCGACCGGCTCGACATGGTGGGCGTGCGCTCCGACCGCCTGCGCGCCACCGTCCTACCGCACGGCACCCCCGCGGCGTACTGCCTTCCGGGCCTCCGCTCCCGCATCGTCGTGAGCGACGCCGCCGTACGACTGCTCACGGAAGAGCAGCTCGACGCCGTCCTGGAGCATGAGCGGGCGCACATCGCCGGCCGCCATCATCTGCTGATCGCGGCCGCGCAGGCGTTCGCCACGGTCTTCCCCTGGGTGCCGCTCGCGCGCCGCGCGCGGGAGGAGCTGGCAGTACTCCTCGAGATGATCGCGGACGACCGCGCCCTGCGAAGCCACTCGCACGAGGTCCTGGCCACCGCGATGTACGAG
This DNA window, taken from Streptomyces sp. SCSIO 30461, encodes the following:
- a CDS encoding DUF1015 domain-containing protein, with product MTTVPSRKARTTVRLLPFRAVRYDPAQAGRLSAVLSAPYDDMSPAHARAQRARPHHIARLLYSPDPQDTAGQLQRWLERGVLRRDPEPSLYVYEQRLGPRILQRGLIGELAVSGAHAGPVIPHEDVREHVVRQRAAHMSGLRAQLEPLLLTHRSVEGTGRRLAEWVAEHPRVAAAQLGGVTHCLWQCTDPADQALLTAGLGGDRAPLLADGHHRLAACRRMSRWHDGLSWHRSLALLIDSTSTPLRLQAIHRVLPGLDAEKAARAASGVARVRPLPSGPRLPRTGELLLVGEGRAWIVTQPQPSALSEALAGLPTEWQAQPAAVTDRLLIQGCWSIPDLPGTVVHMHDADRALAAVTSQGTGTAVLLPAPTEDGVRGLAEQGVLLPRKSTSFGPKPAAGLVMRVLPRT
- a CDS encoding DUF305 domain-containing protein; translated protein: MNTHRKLIRRTVLVAAATGVAALVLAACGGSAGGHDMGSMGTGSSAPATSAPATAGDHNAADVSFSKEMIQHHRQAVEMAELADTRASSAEAKDLAAKIKGAQDPEIKTMSGWLTSWGEEVPADMTGMGHDMSNGMPGSMSKADMDELMQAKGAEFDKMFAEMMIKHHEGAIEMAKKLKAEGKYGPALKMADDVIKAQTAEIEQMNKMLGKS
- a CDS encoding DUF6153 family protein translates to MSADKKCPEPPKRLRPHGLLVLAVLLGLLGMHAMAPVSAIAQPSGSNQPAAVMLDATGHCDHDCSGHEGQGDHADPTCASAAVGASVSLPAPQPTVICPAEPTAGLATPHTFSAGRGRTPPSLSELQLLRI
- a CDS encoding aminotransferase class V-fold PLP-dependent enzyme gives rise to the protein MSMTSRRDLLARSAGALAVTVAPSSCAVGASTSRERPVTTPEGRVDWDALRAQFRLEPGWANLALFYLASHPKVVRDAVDHLSAQVDANPLSVPAGLALPDGPTGWPRVRQALAAYLGGRAEEIAMTASTSIGLGLVHNGVVTRPGQEFLLTELDHISHRTAARLAAEKHGNTVRLVSWFADPATAAAEGIAAAVGEAIRRNTRVVGITWVQSSTGLRMPVRAVAEVVRRANEGRSPADRCLLVVDGVHGLAAVDEDAAGLGADVVIAGTHKWLFGPRGTGLIWVAPDVLDQLRPTFVSFIGSGGAASLSPGGFLAFEHAFALPVAVALHEQLGRARVAARITQLSTRVKQGLRRIPGVTVHTPADAGLSAGITCFSVAGYTHQQVVDHAAARHVRLSTLNYTRIGTAVINTPAEIDTALNSLADLTR
- a CDS encoding BlaI/MecI/CopY family transcriptional regulator is translated as MRRLGELEAEIMDRFWRWGRPATVREVVDDINLHRDVAYTTVTTVTTILFHKGHLTRARNGRIWLYKAADTREAYSAALMEDGLEVSEDRPAALVQFVENLDDDEIAALRNALRTVGRRAKQ
- a CDS encoding M56 family metallopeptidase, which codes for MNAAPTLLGYAAVVGVATPRLMVRSAWPHRAPALAAVVWLALMVSFTLATALAASQLATRTEHLHAGLVGLLHACGLAAGTPVVPNPTTADQLALAMPLAVVTAFAGAFLFHLTRAGLMRARHRDRLDMVGVRSDRLRATVLPHGTPAAYCLPGLRSRIVVSDAAVRLLTEEQLDAVLEHERAHIAGRHHLLIAAAQAFATVFPWVPLARRAREELAVLLEMIADDRALRSHSHEVLATAMYEMAAGRAPKGAFGAGGSTALLRMKRILGPRRAPHPALWGSVASVALAVPLLPLLVACPPGL